A part of Gadus morhua chromosome 17, gadMor3.0, whole genome shotgun sequence genomic DNA contains:
- the si:dkey-171c9.3 gene encoding uncharacterized protein si:dkey-171c9.3, with product MMKEDGEKSVKDKQPIPEPPPNLSGVLEPIPEPPLNISGVLEPILEPPSNLPRVLEPIPEPYFNLSDVLKRLPLSLGLPERFGSAMARNILSLFHADLHQHQEEDPFLSFDDDEDPLDQEQAGGEEEDLKEESSVEVLAGLIASATIASALRETCSRGKPIQGWNPPPPSQLECTAVGSLDYPDAPPTSPVVPEQEREGRGGSFSRRLNDGLAREFLPTPSPPPPKPKDRRSEGGPLGNVFCTDDDHRVALVEHVVRSLSMGDPHGEELSSGFMADRYGGDGGEGAQRQQQWDGAKMAAYMEDLTEEIMEWVTGRVGEGVMDIGQRRSTEASDDGEGRLHCMADRLAHSIVTSSLRKVTMAQACTEGTIQVLQQHIP from the coding sequence ATGATGAAAGAAGATGGAGAAAAGTCGGTTAAAGACAAACAACCCATTCCAGAGCCCCCTCCCAACCTATCAGGGGTTCTAGAACCCATTCCAGAACCTCCCCTCAACATATCAGGGGTTCTAGAACCCATTCTGGAACCTCCTTCCAACCTACCACGGGTTCTAGAACCAATTCCGGAACCTTATTTTAACTTATCAGATGTTCTAAAACGCCTTCCTCTGAGCCTGGGCCTCCCCGAACGCTTTGGGTCCGCCATGGCCCGGAACATTCTCAGCTTGTTCCACGCcgacctccaccagcaccaggaggaggaccccttcctctcctttgaCGACGATGAAGACCCCCTGGACCAAGAGCAagcaggaggggaggaagaggacctGAAGGAGGAATCTTCTGTGGAAGTCCTGGCTGGACTCATCGCCTCAGCCACGATTGCCTCCGCCCTTCGAGAGACGTGTTCTCGTGGGAAACCCATCCAGGGCTGGAACCCCCCTCCGCCATCCCAGCTGGAGTGCACCGCTGTGGGGTCGCTGGACTACCCCGATGCACCCCCGACCTCGCCCGTCGTCCCGGAGCAGGAGCGGGAGGGCCGAGGAGGCAGCTTCTCCAGGAGGCTGAACGACGGATTGGCTAGAGAGTTCCTGCCGACTCCGTCTCCACCTCCCCCGAAGCCCAAGGACCGACGGAGCGAAGGGGGCCCTTTGGGGAACGTTTTCTGTACCGATGATGACCACCGGGTGGCGCTGGTGGAGCACGTGGTGCGCTCACTGTCGATGGGAGACCCCCACGGCGAGGAGCTCTCGTCGGGCTTCATGGCGGACCGctatggaggtgatggtggagaaggagctcAACGGCAGCAGCAGTGGGATGGAGCCAAAATGGCGGCTTACATGGAGGACCTGACTGAGGAGATCATGGAGTGGGTGACCGgtcgggttggtgagggggtgATGGATATCGGTCAGAGAAGATCCACTGAGGCGAGTGATGATGGTGAGGGTCGTCTTCATTGCATGGCTGACCGGCTGGCTCACAGCATCGTCACCTCGTCCCTCCGTAAGGTTACCATGGCACAAGCATGCACAGAAGGGACCATCCAAGTACTTCAACAACATATTCCATAA
- the ccnb3 gene encoding G2/mitotic-specific cyclin-B3 isoform X1, producing MPFTRGKKPTTGLASKIPRLGNVNPEKKEDGPQVKRSSSPPHGAPKKRTAFVDITNAHKVQICLPGRRKDATKKPTKKPITKTVTSRKQANLKQSSSLSSDGLSVEVEEVKIKSDVEEVEIKSDVEEVKIKSDVEEVEIKSEVLTQQEELKVESKLKTEVEELATTVGELEVAAETPTAPRTFPAPQRPEVPGEFDVDLQYWDDCCMAPEYAKEIFDYLKRREEKFVLSDYMSFQPNLNPGMRSILVDWLVEVQENFELNHETLYLAVKLVDHFLSISPVARETLQLIGSTTMLIASKFEERSPPCVDDFMYICDDAYRREEVIAMETSILQTLGFDINIPIPYRFLRRYAKCAGVGMDTLTLARYFCELSLQEMEFLPVRGSLLAAGCLLVALVTKDLGGWTPMLEYHSGYGLEEVAPVARSLQAMLVCMPDSRLKAVRSKYAHKVFFEVASLPLVEFNVLEDALSQ from the exons ATGCCTTTCACACGGGGAAAGAAACCCACGACTGGCCTCGCCAGCAAAATACCAAGGTTGGGCAACGTTAACCCGGAGAAGAAG GAGGATGGCCCTCAGGTGAAGAGGTCATCGTCCCCCCCACACGGGGCCCCCAAGAAAAGGACCGCCTTTGTTGACATCACTAAC GCCCACAAGGTCCAGATCTGCCTACCTGGCAGGAGGAAGGATGCCACTAAGAAGCCGACAAAGAAGCCAATCACCAAGACAGTGACCTCCAGGAAACAGGCCAACCTCAAACA GTCGTCCTCGTTGAGTTCTGATGGCCTctcggtggaggtggaggaggtgaagataAAGAGCgatgtggaggaggtggagataaAGAGCgatgtggaggaggtgaagataAAGAGCgatgtggaggaggtggagataaAGAGCGAGGTCTTGACCcagcaggaggagctgaaggtggAGAGCAAGCTCAagacggaggtggaggagttggcGACCACAGTAGGAGAACTGGAGGTCGCCGCTGAGACCCCCACGGCCCCCCGGACCTTCCCGGCCCCCCAGAGACCcgag GTCCCTGGGGAGTTTGACGTGGACTTGCAGTACTGGGACGACTGCTGCATGGCCCCGGAGTACGCCAAGGAGATCTTTGACTACCTGAAGCGCAGAGAG GAGAAGTTTGTCCTCTCGGACTACATGTCCTTCCAGCCCAATCTCAACCCCGGCATGAGGTCCATCCTGGTGGACTGGCTTGTGGAGGTGCAG GAGAACTTTGAGCTGAACCACGAGACGCTGTATCTGGCGGTGAAGCTGGTCGACCATTTCCTGTCAATCTCGCCCGTCGCCAGGGAAACGCTGCAGCTCATCGGATCCACCACCATGCTTATCGCCTCCAAGTTTGAG GAGCGCAGCCCCCCCTGCGTCGACGACTTCATGTACATCTGCGACGACGCCTACAGACGGGAGGAGGTCATCGCCATGGAGACGAGCATCCTGCAGACGCTGGGCTTCGACATCAACATCCCCATTCCCTACCGCTTCCTGCGGCGCTacgccaag tgtgcggGCGTTGGCATGGACACGCTGACGCTGGCGCGCTACTTCTGCGAGCTGAGTCTGCAGGAGATGGAGTTCCTGCCGGTGCGCGGCTCCCTATTGGCCGCTGGCTGCCTGCTGGTCGCCCTGGTGACCAAGGACCTGGGGGGATGG ACCCCCATGCTGGAGTACCACTCTGGGTACGggttggaggaggtggccccCGTGGCGCGGAGCCTCCAGGCCATGCTCGTCTGTATGCCCGACAGCAGACTGAAGGCTGTGCGCAGCAAGTACGCCCACAA GGTGTTTTTCGAGGTGGCCTCTCTACCGTTGGTGGAGTTCAATGTCCTGGAGGACGCGTTATCTCAGTGA
- the ccnb3 gene encoding G2/mitotic-specific cyclin-B3 isoform X2: MPFTRGKKPTTGLASKIPRLGNVNPEKKEDGPQVKRSSSPPHGAPKKRTAFVDITNAHKVQICLPGRRKDATKKPTKKPITKTVTSRKQANLKQSSSLSSDGLSVEVEEVKIKSDVEEVEIKSDVEEQEELKVESKLKTEVEELATTVGELEVAAETPTAPRTFPAPQRPEVPGEFDVDLQYWDDCCMAPEYAKEIFDYLKRREEKFVLSDYMSFQPNLNPGMRSILVDWLVEVQENFELNHETLYLAVKLVDHFLSISPVARETLQLIGSTTMLIASKFEERSPPCVDDFMYICDDAYRREEVIAMETSILQTLGFDINIPIPYRFLRRYAKCAGVGMDTLTLARYFCELSLQEMEFLPVRGSLLAAGCLLVALVTKDLGGWTPMLEYHSGYGLEEVAPVARSLQAMLVCMPDSRLKAVRSKYAHKVFFEVASLPLVEFNVLEDALSQ; encoded by the exons ATGCCTTTCACACGGGGAAAGAAACCCACGACTGGCCTCGCCAGCAAAATACCAAGGTTGGGCAACGTTAACCCGGAGAAGAAG GAGGATGGCCCTCAGGTGAAGAGGTCATCGTCCCCCCCACACGGGGCCCCCAAGAAAAGGACCGCCTTTGTTGACATCACTAAC GCCCACAAGGTCCAGATCTGCCTACCTGGCAGGAGGAAGGATGCCACTAAGAAGCCGACAAAGAAGCCAATCACCAAGACAGTGACCTCCAGGAAACAGGCCAACCTCAAACA GTCGTCCTCGTTGAGTTCTGATGGCCTctcggtggaggtggaggaggtgaagataAAGAGCgatgtggaggaggtggagataaAGAGCgatgtggaggag caggaggagctgaaggtggAGAGCAAGCTCAagacggaggtggaggagttggcGACCACAGTAGGAGAACTGGAGGTCGCCGCTGAGACCCCCACGGCCCCCCGGACCTTCCCGGCCCCCCAGAGACCcgag GTCCCTGGGGAGTTTGACGTGGACTTGCAGTACTGGGACGACTGCTGCATGGCCCCGGAGTACGCCAAGGAGATCTTTGACTACCTGAAGCGCAGAGAG GAGAAGTTTGTCCTCTCGGACTACATGTCCTTCCAGCCCAATCTCAACCCCGGCATGAGGTCCATCCTGGTGGACTGGCTTGTGGAGGTGCAG GAGAACTTTGAGCTGAACCACGAGACGCTGTATCTGGCGGTGAAGCTGGTCGACCATTTCCTGTCAATCTCGCCCGTCGCCAGGGAAACGCTGCAGCTCATCGGATCCACCACCATGCTTATCGCCTCCAAGTTTGAG GAGCGCAGCCCCCCCTGCGTCGACGACTTCATGTACATCTGCGACGACGCCTACAGACGGGAGGAGGTCATCGCCATGGAGACGAGCATCCTGCAGACGCTGGGCTTCGACATCAACATCCCCATTCCCTACCGCTTCCTGCGGCGCTacgccaag tgtgcggGCGTTGGCATGGACACGCTGACGCTGGCGCGCTACTTCTGCGAGCTGAGTCTGCAGGAGATGGAGTTCCTGCCGGTGCGCGGCTCCCTATTGGCCGCTGGCTGCCTGCTGGTCGCCCTGGTGACCAAGGACCTGGGGGGATGG ACCCCCATGCTGGAGTACCACTCTGGGTACGggttggaggaggtggccccCGTGGCGCGGAGCCTCCAGGCCATGCTCGTCTGTATGCCCGACAGCAGACTGAAGGCTGTGCGCAGCAAGTACGCCCACAA GGTGTTTTTCGAGGTGGCCTCTCTACCGTTGGTGGAGTTCAATGTCCTGGAGGACGCGTTATCTCAGTGA